A region of Bacillus solimangrovi DNA encodes the following proteins:
- a CDS encoding branched-chain amino acid ABC transporter permease has translation MRNPFVMECGTYKTRYSQDMAIFTIPRVRRRMLVLVALAFIFPLISTKYIVGLATLCAIASIGAVGLNILTGFTGQISIGVGAFLGVGGYTSAILTSTLGWSFWISIPMAGLITALVGALFGIPSLRLKGLYLAIATLAAQFIILFVISRWTGLTGGTSGMVLQRPSIGSFSFMSANSYYYICLITLVLTVIYSLNLFRSRIGRAFLAVRDRDVAAQIMGINLFKYKVLSFGISSFFVGIAGALLAHYTMIVSPELYSIDVSIQYLAMILVGGLGSILGSILGAIFITLLPVGLGSMVDVIAYFLPNLQNALAAFQELVFGLIIILFLIFEPGGLAHIWSNIKNYFKNWPFSY, from the coding sequence TTGAGAAACCCATTTGTAATGGAATGTGGCACATATAAGACGCGTTATAGCCAAGATATGGCGATATTTACTATCCCTAGAGTGAGAAGAAGAATGCTAGTTTTAGTTGCATTAGCATTTATCTTTCCATTAATTTCAACAAAATATATTGTTGGACTTGCAACATTATGTGCAATTGCATCAATTGGTGCAGTTGGATTGAATATACTAACGGGGTTTACAGGACAAATTTCTATAGGTGTAGGTGCATTTCTAGGTGTTGGTGGATACACTTCAGCCATTTTAACGAGTACATTAGGGTGGAGTTTTTGGATTTCTATTCCGATGGCAGGTCTAATTACTGCATTAGTAGGTGCTCTATTTGGTATTCCTTCATTACGTTTAAAAGGTTTGTACTTAGCAATTGCGACACTTGCAGCTCAGTTTATTATTTTGTTTGTTATTAGCCGTTGGACAGGTCTTACTGGTGGTACGTCAGGTATGGTTCTTCAACGACCATCTATAGGCAGTTTCAGCTTCATGTCAGCAAACAGCTACTATTATATTTGTCTAATTACATTAGTATTGACTGTCATCTATAGCTTAAACCTGTTTCGAAGTCGAATAGGTAGAGCTTTCTTGGCTGTACGAGATCGAGATGTAGCAGCTCAAATTATGGGGATTAATCTGTTTAAGTATAAGGTTTTATCATTTGGGATTAGTTCTTTTTTTGTTGGGATAGCAGGTGCTCTTCTTGCTCATTACACTATGATCGTGAGTCCTGAGTTATATAGTATTGACGTATCTATACAATATTTAGCAATGATACTCGTTGGTGGTTTAGGAAGTATTTTAGGCTCAATTTTGGGCGCAATCTTTATTACGCTATTACCAGTTGGACTTGGTTCAATGGTGGATGTTATTGCGTACTTTTTGCCGAATTTGCAAAATGCATTAGCTGCTTTTCAAGAGTTAGTTTTTGGTTTAATCATCATTCTGTTTCTCATTTTCGAACCTGGTGGATTGGCACATATATGGAGTAATATTAAGAATTACTTCAAAAATTGGCCTTTTTCTTACTAA
- a CDS encoding nitroreductase family protein produces the protein MTNQTADLSTVINERHAIRVYDPTVKIDRKELNDMIQEAAKAPSAWNLQHWKFFVLDEDEMKKTLLPIAYNQQQVVDASAVIVILGDLEANKNVERVYDEAVQIGIMTEEIKKNIVDQINGAYQSPQVAHDSAICNPSLAAMQLMLIAKARGYDTCSMAGYDSEQLVKTFNIPKRYLPVMLLSIGKRAEDAHKTTRFPVEDITVYNKFE, from the coding sequence ATGACAAACCAAACAGCAGATTTGAGTACAGTTATCAATGAAAGACACGCTATTCGTGTATATGATCCAACTGTTAAAATTGACAGAAAAGAACTGAATGACATGATTCAAGAAGCTGCTAAAGCACCATCAGCATGGAATCTTCAACATTGGAAGTTTTTTGTTTTAGATGAAGATGAGATGAAGAAAACATTATTACCAATTGCTTATAACCAACAACAAGTCGTTGATGCATCAGCCGTTATCGTAATATTAGGTGATCTTGAGGCCAATAAAAATGTTGAACGAGTTTACGACGAGGCTGTACAAATAGGGATCATGACCGAAGAAATAAAAAAAAATATTGTCGATCAAATAAATGGAGCATACCAATCCCCTCAAGTTGCTCATGATTCAGCTATATGTAATCCATCACTGGCTGCTATGCAGCTTATGCTAATTGCAAAAGCAAGAGGCTATGATACATGTTCTATGGCTGGTTATGATAGTGAACAACTTGTTAAAACATTTAATATTCCTAAGCGTTATCTACCTGTTATGCTGTTAAGTATTGGTAAAAGAGCTGAAGATGCACACAAGACAACTCGTTTTCCAGTTGAAGACATAACAGTTTATAATAAATTTGAATAA
- a CDS encoding YfhD family protein has product MTRGQSKNRKGRNQTSLPQTPESNTIPDGRDIEFSQELADEADLKAQERSNAADARAKQK; this is encoded by the coding sequence ATGACAAGAGGTCAAAGTAAAAATCGCAAGGGAAGAAATCAAACATCTTTACCTCAAACACCTGAGAGTAATACGATACCAGATGGACGTGATATTGAATTCTCTCAAGAATTAGCAGACGAAGCAGATTTGAAAGCTCAAGAACGTTCAAATGCTGCAGATGCGAGAGCAAAGCAAAAGTAA
- a CDS encoding histidine phosphatase family protein: MQISLIRHGKSKCIDNERMTSNEFQDWIKKYDSSGVFEETAYPSKTQSIVGSAQIIITSDLTRSIESAKLLNSNIQVHSNSLFRETELPIPNNKYWDIKLSPVIWATLLRCLWFSGYSSNCESLSSAKNRATKATQLLIKYANEHSSVVLVGHGFLNKLIAKELKKMGWQSTNRTSYKHWSCSAFSM; encoded by the coding sequence ATGCAAATTTCATTAATAAGGCATGGAAAATCAAAATGTATTGATAATGAGCGAATGACGAGTAACGAGTTTCAAGATTGGATAAAAAAGTACGATTCGTCTGGCGTTTTCGAAGAAACAGCTTATCCGTCAAAAACTCAGTCAATAGTGGGATCAGCACAAATTATTATAACAAGTGACTTAACAAGATCGATAGAATCGGCAAAGTTGTTAAATTCAAATATACAAGTACATTCGAATTCATTATTTCGTGAAACAGAATTGCCAATTCCAAATAATAAATATTGGGATATAAAATTAAGCCCTGTTATCTGGGCAACATTATTAAGGTGTCTATGGTTTAGTGGATATTCAAGCAATTGTGAATCTTTAAGTAGTGCAAAAAATCGAGCCACAAAAGCAACCCAATTATTAATTAAATATGCTAATGAACATTCATCTGTCGTTTTGGTTGGACATGGATTTCTTAATAAATTAATCGCTAAGGAACTTAAAAAAATGGGGTGGCAAAGTACGAATAGGACAAGTTACAAGCATTGGAGTTGTTCTGCATTTTCTATGTAA
- a CDS encoding AMP-binding protein, with amino-acid sequence MSQQTLPYLLLQKAKVEGKKTAFRQKDLGIWNEWTWSDYYTSVQALAIGLKELYDINKSDVIGIIGDNRPEWLVAQLAIQSIGAIPAGIFQDATPEQLIHYIEASKSKLLIVEDQEQVDKVLEIIDTLPQIEAIIYYDDKGLRKYNHKKLSYFKKIQEKGISYLSTQPMILEETIQQIQPTDIALIAFTSGATQRSKAAKITHQNIIETALAIDHVDSVYESYDYLSFLSLAWVCEQVIAVGLSLTKGMTINFPEEPSTVLNDLREIGPHIIQAPPRFYENTIARFEVRMGDSTRFKKKVFSMFEPLIKEMACTKLSNQSVSKVPKFKYLMGDYLLFSAIRDHLGLSRLKRAYVSGGSISSEVFEFFHGIGVNVKQTYGTVETTGFASIQMDGHVNTEAAGVPLRSTSISLTEDKEVIVQGSGVFDGYVDEVSTSSEFRTGDHGRLDKDELVITDRFDELIITPTGDHVSSTWIESKLRRGAYIQEAVVFGKDRPYITAMLNINMASVGRWAEKNQITYTTYSDLTKTSEVIELIRNEVAEIMKTIPPESTIKRFVILPHELDVSKGEMTPTQKIVREVVALNYKDYLVALYQHESDDDDISQSSKYPVQLDDEKSLVQIISLEMSQGVA; translated from the coding sequence ATGTCTCAACAAACATTACCGTACTTACTGCTTCAAAAGGCAAAAGTGGAAGGGAAGAAGACGGCATTTCGACAAAAGGATCTAGGGATATGGAATGAGTGGACGTGGAGTGATTATTATACATCGGTTCAAGCGTTAGCTATCGGCTTAAAAGAGTTATACGATATCAATAAGTCAGATGTGATTGGCATTATAGGTGATAATCGACCTGAATGGTTAGTGGCACAATTAGCTATTCAATCAATTGGTGCAATACCAGCTGGTATATTCCAGGATGCTACTCCAGAACAGCTCATTCATTACATCGAAGCAAGTAAATCAAAATTATTAATTGTTGAAGACCAAGAGCAAGTTGATAAAGTATTAGAAATTATTGATACTCTTCCTCAAATTGAAGCAATTATATATTATGACGATAAAGGATTACGAAAGTATAACCATAAAAAATTATCATATTTTAAAAAAATTCAAGAAAAAGGAATTAGTTACTTAAGTACACAACCTATGATACTTGAAGAAACAATCCAACAAATTCAGCCTACAGATATTGCCCTCATCGCATTTACTTCAGGAGCAACTCAACGTTCAAAAGCTGCAAAAATTACTCATCAAAATATTATTGAAACTGCCTTAGCAATCGATCATGTCGATTCAGTATATGAAAGTTATGATTATTTGTCTTTTCTATCACTTGCATGGGTATGTGAACAAGTGATTGCAGTTGGACTTTCGTTAACGAAAGGAATGACGATTAATTTCCCAGAAGAACCTTCAACAGTATTGAATGATCTACGTGAAATTGGTCCTCACATCATTCAAGCACCTCCAAGGTTTTATGAAAATACGATTGCACGATTCGAGGTGAGAATGGGAGATTCAACACGTTTTAAAAAGAAAGTTTTTTCAATGTTTGAACCACTAATAAAAGAAATGGCATGTACAAAACTGAGCAACCAGTCAGTCTCTAAAGTACCAAAATTTAAGTATTTAATGGGTGATTACCTTTTGTTTAGTGCAATACGTGATCATCTAGGTTTATCAAGACTTAAACGAGCATATGTCAGTGGGGGTTCAATTAGTTCAGAAGTGTTTGAATTCTTCCATGGAATTGGCGTGAATGTCAAGCAAACTTACGGTACTGTTGAGACGACTGGATTTGCTTCTATTCAGATGGATGGGCATGTCAATACAGAGGCAGCAGGAGTACCGTTACGATCTACCTCAATTTCATTAACAGAGGATAAAGAGGTTATTGTTCAAGGTTCAGGTGTTTTTGATGGTTACGTTGATGAAGTATCCACTTCTTCTGAATTCAGAACTGGAGACCACGGCCGTTTAGACAAAGACGAACTTGTCATTACAGATCGTTTCGATGAATTGATCATAACTCCTACAGGAGATCATGTGTCATCAACTTGGATAGAAAGTAAGTTGAGAAGAGGTGCTTACATTCAGGAAGCTGTAGTGTTTGGAAAAGATCGACCGTATATTACTGCTATGTTAAATATAAATATGGCAAGTGTCGGTCGTTGGGCTGAAAAAAATCAAATTACGTATACAACATATAGTGATTTAACAAAAACATCTGAGGTTATAGAGCTTATTCGTAATGAAGTAGCTGAAATTATGAAAACAATACCTCCAGAATCAACTATAAAACGGTTTGTTATTTTACCTCATGAGTTAGACGTTTCAAAAGGAGAGATGACGCCAACACAGAAAATTGTAAGAGAGGTTGTGGCATTAAACTATAAAGATTATCTAGTTGCATTATATCAACACGAGTCAGACGATGATGATATTAGTCAATCCTCAAAGTATCCAGTTCAATTAGACGACGAGAAATCACTAGTACAAATCATTTCATTAGAAATGTCACAGGGGGTGGCTTAA
- a CDS encoding ABC transporter ATP-binding protein gives MLRINNIEVVYSKMILVLKGMTLEVPTGKIVALLGSNGAGKSTTLKAISGLLSGEGGQVTKGSITFNSEDITKLSADEIVKKGVFQSMEGRRVFKHLTVEENLLAGAHTRKDRNHLKQEMERVYHYFPKLKMLHARHAGLLSGGEQQMLAIGRGIMAKPKLLLLDEPSLGIAPLLVKEIFQNIKQINIEEGTSILVVEQNANVALSIADYGYIIEDGRSVMEAPVVSLLSNKEVQEHYLGMSDDGRKNYREVKSYRKKKRWV, from the coding sequence TTGTTACGGATTAATAATATAGAAGTTGTTTATTCAAAAATGATCCTCGTTTTAAAAGGGATGACCTTAGAGGTACCAACGGGTAAAATAGTTGCTTTATTAGGTAGTAATGGTGCAGGGAAGTCAACGACTTTAAAAGCTATTTCAGGTCTCCTAAGTGGAGAGGGTGGCCAAGTAACGAAAGGATCAATTACGTTTAATAGTGAAGATATTACGAAATTGAGTGCGGATGAGATTGTGAAAAAGGGAGTATTTCAAAGTATGGAAGGCAGGAGAGTATTTAAACATCTTACAGTTGAAGAAAATCTACTTGCTGGTGCACATACTAGAAAAGATCGTAATCATTTGAAGCAAGAAATGGAGCGGGTATATCATTATTTTCCGAAATTAAAGATGTTGCATGCTCGTCATGCGGGTCTACTCTCCGGGGGAGAACAGCAAATGTTAGCTATCGGTCGGGGCATTATGGCAAAACCTAAACTGCTACTGTTAGACGAACCATCACTGGGCATCGCACCTTTACTAGTTAAAGAAATCTTCCAAAATATTAAACAAATAAATATAGAAGAAGGAACATCTATCCTTGTAGTAGAACAAAACGCAAACGTTGCACTTTCAATCGCGGATTATGGTTATATTATTGAAGATGGGAGAAGTGTGATGGAAGCTCCTGTAGTATCGTTACTCTCTAATAAGGAAGTTCAAGAGCATTATCTTGGAATGAGTGACGATGGACGTAAAAATTATCGAGAGGTAAAATCATATCGTAAAAAAAAGCGGTGGGTTTAA
- a CDS encoding ABC transporter ATP-binding protein, translating into MPILEVENVSLKFGGVKALNDVTYHVNKGEIFSLIGPNGAGKTSMLNCISGLYKPSSGSIKFKGKDILGMKPYNRTSLGIARAFQNIALFEHMSVLDNLKLGRHVKMKTGLLSGGIYWRSAEKEEVHHRRSVEEVIEFLEMQDYRNTPVGTLPYGLQKRVEVGRALALEPELILLDEPMAGMNNAEKEDMARFILDMHELKGMTVFLIEHDMGVIMDLSDHIAVLDFGERIGFGTSKEIQKNPNVIRAYLGEQEEVS; encoded by the coding sequence TTGCCTATATTAGAAGTAGAAAATGTGTCATTAAAATTTGGAGGAGTTAAGGCTTTGAATGATGTAACCTACCATGTAAATAAAGGTGAAATCTTTTCATTGATTGGTCCAAATGGAGCGGGAAAGACTAGTATGCTCAATTGTATTAGTGGGCTTTATAAACCTTCAAGTGGTTCAATTAAATTTAAGGGAAAAGACATCCTGGGCATGAAGCCTTACAATCGGACATCGCTTGGGATTGCGAGGGCATTTCAAAATATTGCATTATTTGAACACATGTCAGTACTTGATAATTTAAAGCTCGGACGGCACGTAAAAATGAAAACAGGTTTATTATCTGGAGGGATCTATTGGAGAAGTGCAGAAAAAGAAGAAGTACACCATCGACGCTCAGTGGAGGAAGTCATAGAGTTCTTAGAAATGCAAGACTACAGAAATACACCTGTTGGAACATTACCTTATGGATTGCAAAAACGAGTTGAAGTAGGTAGAGCACTAGCGTTGGAACCTGAATTAATTCTATTAGATGAACCAATGGCTGGTATGAATAATGCTGAAAAAGAAGATATGGCGCGCTTTATTTTAGATATGCATGAATTAAAAGGAATGACCGTATTCTTAATTGAACACGACATGGGAGTAATCATGGATCTTTCAGACCATATTGCGGTGCTTGATTTTGGGGAAAGAATTGGATTTGGTACATCAAAAGAAATACAAAAGAATCCGAATGTTATTCGTGCATATTTAGGAGAACAAGAAGAAGTAAGCTAA
- a CDS encoding ABC transporter permease, which yields MFDANSFWRNRLENTYKELWKYYKYVVSQLINVIIIGLGFLLYYYLEWIKNISDNFPIAFLLAFILAMVLTYSPIFTFLKEADHIFLLPLEKKLITYFNNSIILSYSVQLFIIIICLSVTMPLYSRVYDGVVQSFFKFLFIMSITKLLNILIKWWVQFYSEKQVHIIDSCVRFAINTVLLYFLFSNVSNLFWMIEIVLLIGLYIFFKREAKQKGLKWEFLIKQNQQRMTSFYRFANFFIDVPKLKEQVKRRKFLDFFSSRISYSQNQTFYKLFTIAFIRSGDYFNLYIRLTLIGGFIVYFSAFRYGQVILVLVVLFLTGFQLLSLWKHHHLKIWIYLYPTSHTYKLKAFQNLLSRLLCIQVTLFSVLIFICGEYLISGLAFIFGIIFAYGFVYLYSKKKLTI from the coding sequence ATGTTTGATGCAAATTCTTTTTGGCGAAATCGCTTAGAAAATACATATAAAGAACTATGGAAGTATTACAAATATGTCGTAAGCCAACTAATAAATGTTATAATTATTGGTTTGGGGTTCCTTCTTTATTATTATCTTGAATGGATAAAGAACATTTCTGACAATTTCCCAATAGCTTTTCTGTTGGCCTTTATCCTAGCAATGGTCCTAACATATAGTCCAATTTTCACGTTTCTTAAAGAAGCTGATCACATCTTTCTATTACCTTTAGAAAAAAAGTTAATCACTTATTTCAATAATTCAATCATACTAAGTTATTCAGTACAATTATTCATCATTATCATCTGTTTAAGCGTAACCATGCCACTATATTCAAGAGTATATGATGGTGTTGTACAATCATTTTTCAAATTTCTTTTTATTATGTCAATTACAAAACTACTTAACATCCTGATTAAGTGGTGGGTTCAATTTTATTCAGAAAAACAAGTTCATATCATTGATTCATGCGTACGTTTCGCTATTAATACGGTCCTCTTATATTTTTTATTTTCAAATGTATCTAATCTCTTTTGGATGATTGAAATTGTACTTTTAATAGGGTTATATATTTTTTTCAAAAGAGAAGCCAAACAAAAAGGATTGAAGTGGGAATTCTTAATTAAACAAAACCAACAACGAATGACATCGTTTTATCGATTTGCAAATTTTTTCATAGACGTTCCAAAACTAAAAGAACAAGTAAAAAGGAGAAAATTTCTAGACTTTTTTTCAAGTAGAATCTCTTATAGTCAAAATCAAACATTTTATAAACTCTTTACTATTGCATTTATTAGAAGTGGAGATTATTTCAACTTGTACATCCGATTAACGTTAATCGGTGGATTTATTGTTTATTTTTCAGCTTTTAGATACGGACAAGTTATACTTGTTTTAGTCGTTCTGTTTCTAACAGGTTTTCAGCTTCTATCATTATGGAAACATCACCATCTTAAAATTTGGATTTATTTGTACCCTACTAGTCATACTTACAAATTGAAAGCTTTTCAAAATCTACTTTCTCGTTTATTGTGCATTCAAGTAACATTGTTCAGTGTATTAATTTTTATATGTGGAGAATATCTAATATCAGGATTAGCATTTATATTTGGAATTATTTTCGCATATGGCTTTGTATACCTCTATAGCAAAAAGAAACTAACAATATAG
- a CDS encoding branched-chain amino acid ABC transporter permease, giving the protein MVFFIQMLVSGIVVGSIYALVALGFVLIYKASDALNLANGEFVLIGSYICLTLVTILKLPFLLALLITLLFNALLGLVVERLVLRPLINAPTISIIMATIGLANLLAGLVHIIWGHQTRMYPQIFPNTPVTIGEVIITPVYLWSFVIVMALLVIFTIFFKFSKMGIAMRAVADDLQAAASMGISVKKVFAATWAIASVVAAVGGVLLGNINGVNATMSVIGLTVLPVVILGGLDSIPGAIVGGFLIGILQSMAGGYLDPLVGGGLKDVFPFIIVILILMIKPYGLFGKGGIERV; this is encoded by the coding sequence TTGGTATTTTTTATACAGATGCTTGTAAGTGGAATTGTCGTAGGCAGTATTTATGCACTTGTTGCATTAGGTTTCGTATTAATCTATAAAGCAAGTGATGCACTCAATTTAGCAAATGGTGAATTTGTTTTAATCGGATCTTACATCTGTTTAACGTTAGTAACCATCTTAAAGTTACCCTTTTTACTCGCTTTACTAATTACATTACTATTTAACGCATTGCTTGGTTTAGTAGTTGAACGACTCGTCTTAAGACCGTTAATTAATGCGCCTACAATTTCAATAATAATGGCGACTATAGGATTAGCAAATTTATTAGCAGGACTTGTGCATATTATTTGGGGACATCAGACACGAATGTATCCACAAATTTTTCCTAATACACCTGTTACGATAGGTGAGGTCATTATTACACCAGTATATTTATGGTCATTTGTCATTGTTATGGCTTTATTGGTTATTTTTACAATTTTCTTCAAATTTTCAAAAATGGGAATTGCTATGAGAGCTGTTGCAGATGATTTACAAGCGGCTGCATCGATGGGGATAAGTGTTAAAAAAGTATTCGCAGCAACATGGGCAATTGCATCAGTAGTAGCAGCTGTTGGAGGTGTGTTACTAGGAAACATCAATGGTGTAAATGCTACAATGTCAGTTATTGGATTAACTGTATTGCCTGTTGTAATTTTAGGTGGTCTTGATAGTATCCCTGGAGCAATTGTTGGAGGGTTTTTAATTGGAATTCTTCAAAGTATGGCCGGTGGATATTTAGATCCACTTGTCGGAGGCGGGTTGAAAGATGTTTTTCCTTTCATTATCGTAATTCTAATTTTAATGATCAAACCATATGGGTTGTTTGGTAAAGGTGGAATTGAGAGGGTGTGA
- a CDS encoding DUF7225 domain-containing protein, with amino-acid sequence MTIYEQIKEYCKGKMNQIIEVHEIKRQLKCKYGTNPDSVILSDYCYNRYNKGIVFDKHLFQYINRNSYKYIGENYPYTGLIFHKPKGKDVEDVVGEWNNGKKTIFEELIQNSPSLNKYGNISNNQIIKLYEEYNQILKYEMSLLNCKPTELRHLLGRIGEFLCAIHTNGSLARQPNQHGFDVMSNGRRISVKTTAQTSGFITINQNTFDDFDDFFVVQYIRDEFKIIYYGSKENIQGIARTYGNKYEIDIKRLKTLGEN; translated from the coding sequence ATGACAATATATGAACAAATAAAAGAGTATTGTAAAGGAAAAATGAATCAAATAATAGAGGTTCATGAAATTAAGCGACAATTAAAGTGCAAGTATGGTACTAATCCTGATAGTGTTATCCTGTCAGACTACTGTTATAATCGCTACAATAAAGGAATAGTGTTTGATAAACATCTTTTTCAATATATTAATCGAAATTCCTACAAATATATAGGTGAAAATTATCCTTACACTGGGTTGATTTTCCACAAACCTAAAGGGAAAGATGTAGAAGATGTTGTTGGGGAATGGAATAATGGAAAGAAAACAATATTTGAAGAACTGATCCAAAATAGTCCTTCATTGAATAAATATGGAAACATAAGTAACAACCAAATTATTAAGCTTTATGAAGAGTATAACCAAATATTGAAATATGAAATGAGTCTATTAAATTGTAAACCAACTGAATTAAGACATTTATTAGGAAGAATTGGAGAGTTTCTTTGCGCTATTCATACGAACGGTAGTTTAGCTAGACAACCGAACCAACATGGCTTTGATGTAATGAGTAATGGAAGGCGGATTAGTGTAAAAACGACAGCACAGACAAGTGGTTTTATTACAATTAATCAAAATACATTTGACGATTTTGACGATTTTTTTGTGGTTCAATATATAAGAGACGAATTTAAGATAATTTATTATGGCTCAAAAGAAAATATTCAAGGTATTGCACGAACATATGGAAACAAGTATGAAATCGATATTAAACGATTAAAAACCTTAGGAGAAAATTAA
- a CDS encoding ABC transporter substrate-binding protein → MKSSWKKSWLLMTCIVFAMLILSACGGQSSNAPATSTDGTTDDNGTEESKVVRVGALFDITGGTGDVGTPYAEGEQAYYKYLNSKGGINGIKIELFGDDYAYDIAKGQRLYQELRDKDNVVAVLGWGTADTEALRQQVAHDNLPYFSASYSENLKDLKESPYNFLTAATYSDQGRAVVKWIKENHTGDGEPTLALLYNDTAFGRSPIEDIKTFADEIGVNIVDEQVIPVTATEAQSQMLNMKKKNPQYAIIQQTWGATATILREAQTLGIDTQFIGLNWATGEGVIDIAGNTAEGMLGVVTHAFPYEDLEGMNEIKEYLESEGKSMADISQKFVQGWVTAKIMAQGIANAEELTGEGIRLGLEKINNLNLGGLAAPVSFSADNHSGTNQIRLAEVKNGKFEIVEDYFSYED, encoded by the coding sequence ATGAAAAGTAGTTGGAAAAAGTCTTGGTTGCTAATGACGTGTATTGTTTTTGCAATGCTAATTTTGTCAGCTTGTGGGGGTCAATCTAGTAATGCACCAGCCACTTCAACAGACGGAACAACAGATGATAATGGAACAGAAGAAAGTAAAGTAGTAAGAGTAGGTGCATTGTTTGATATTACAGGTGGTACTGGTGATGTAGGAACACCTTATGCTGAAGGTGAACAAGCTTATTATAAGTATTTAAATAGTAAAGGCGGTATAAATGGAATCAAGATTGAGTTATTTGGAGACGATTATGCGTACGATATTGCAAAGGGGCAACGTTTATATCAAGAATTACGTGATAAGGACAACGTAGTAGCAGTTCTTGGATGGGGAACAGCTGATACAGAAGCATTACGCCAACAAGTTGCACATGATAACTTACCATACTTTTCAGCTTCGTATTCGGAGAATTTAAAAGATTTAAAAGAAAGTCCGTATAATTTCTTAACTGCTGCTACATATTCTGATCAAGGTCGTGCAGTAGTAAAGTGGATAAAAGAAAACCATACGGGTGATGGAGAGCCGACATTAGCGTTACTATACAATGACACTGCTTTTGGACGTTCACCAATCGAAGATATTAAAACGTTCGCTGATGAGATTGGTGTAAACATCGTTGATGAACAAGTTATTCCAGTCACTGCTACTGAGGCACAATCACAAATGTTAAACATGAAGAAGAAGAATCCGCAATATGCGATTATTCAACAAACATGGGGAGCAACAGCAACAATTTTACGTGAAGCACAAACGTTAGGAATTGATACACAATTTATTGGTTTGAATTGGGCTACTGGTGAAGGGGTAATTGATATTGCAGGGAATACAGCAGAAGGAATGCTAGGTGTCGTAACACATGCATTTCCATATGAAGACCTAGAAGGTATGAACGAAATTAAAGAATACTTAGAATCTGAAGGGAAAAGCATGGCCGACATTAGCCAGAAGTTTGTTCAAGGTTGGGTAACTGCGAAGATTATGGCTCAAGGTATTGCAAATGCTGAAGAACTAACAGGTGAAGGAATCAGATTGGGGCTTGAAAAAATTAATAATTTGAATTTAGGAGGATTGGCTGCACCAGTTTCGTTTAGTGCTGATAATCATTCTGGTACAAATCAAATTCGTTTAGCTGAAGTGAAAAATGGAAAGTTTGAAATTGTTGAAGATTACTTCAGTTACGAGGATTAA
- the fabZ gene encoding 3-hydroxyacyl-ACP dehydratase FabZ: MLDIQKIKEVIMHRYPFLLVDQIIEIEEGKRAIGVKNVTSNEQFFNGHFSNYPVMPGVLIVEALAQVSAVIMLTKEGNEGRLGLLAGIDKCRFKRQVKPGDQLCLEVEITRLKGPIGKGKGVATVDGELVCETELIFAFGD, encoded by the coding sequence ATGTTGGACATACAAAAAATCAAAGAAGTAATTATGCATCGTTACCCATTTCTCTTAGTGGATCAAATTATAGAAATAGAAGAAGGAAAAAGGGCAATTGGTGTAAAAAATGTTACGAGTAATGAACAGTTTTTTAATGGGCATTTCTCTAATTATCCAGTCATGCCAGGAGTATTAATTGTAGAGGCATTAGCACAGGTAAGTGCCGTCATTATGCTTACGAAAGAAGGAAATGAAGGGAGATTAGGACTTCTAGCAGGTATAGATAAATGTCGTTTTAAAAGGCAAGTAAAACCAGGCGATCAACTTTGTCTTGAAGTAGAAATAACTCGTTTAAAAGGTCCTATTGGTAAAGGGAAAGGTGTTGCAACGGTTGATGGTGAACTAGTATGTGAGACAGAACTAATCTTTGCTTTCGGTGATTAA